The following proteins come from a genomic window of Synechococcus sp. NB0720_010:
- the recQ gene encoding DNA helicase RecQ produces the protein MPSPSSRDPLEVLQRVFGYASFRGPQEAIVRHVIGGGSGLVLMPTGGGKSLCYQVPALCSPGQAVVISPLIALMQDQVEALQQLGIAAAALHSGLEAGESQRVWRQLSDGQLDLLYVSPERLLSGDLLERLGSMPLALFAIDEAHCVSQWGHDFRPEYRQLDQLAQRFPQVPRLALTATADPRTQLDIRERLQLQEGEVFLASFDRPNIRYLLRHKQSGNAQLLQFLAEHRGESGIVYARSRSRVDRIAAELKAAGFDAIGYHAGMDAEARREALQRFRLGSGVVVVATIAFGMGIDKPDVRFVAHVDLPKSLEAYYQETGRAGRDGLAAVAWMAHGGGDIPQLRRFIDDSGASEEQKRIERGKLDALIAYSEASGCRRQVLLRHFGEELLEPCNNCDGCLEPQQRSDCRVVAQKALSAVYRTGQRFGAGHVVDVLLGGNTERIRSLGHDQLSVYGIGKELDRGQWRALLRQLVSLGALHSPEDAKGGLCFGPPELVQPLLRGEQELELVLPPPAKEQRRRSIPSDAAVAADDPLLAALKSWRREQAREQGVPPYVVFHDRTLVELAAQRPASLSELAGVSGIGNAKRERYGTALLEVLTAAGDR, from the coding sequence ATGCCCAGTCCAAGCAGCCGCGATCCGCTGGAGGTGCTGCAACGGGTGTTTGGCTACGCCAGCTTCCGCGGCCCACAGGAAGCAATCGTCCGCCACGTGATCGGCGGCGGATCGGGTCTGGTGCTGATGCCCACCGGCGGTGGCAAATCCCTCTGTTATCAGGTCCCCGCGCTCTGCAGCCCTGGGCAGGCGGTGGTGATCTCGCCACTGATCGCCCTGATGCAGGACCAGGTGGAGGCGCTGCAGCAGCTCGGGATTGCAGCCGCCGCCCTGCACTCCGGCCTCGAGGCCGGCGAGAGCCAACGGGTCTGGCGTCAGCTCAGCGACGGCCAACTGGATCTGCTCTATGTCTCACCGGAGCGGCTGCTCAGCGGTGATCTGCTGGAGCGACTGGGGTCCATGCCGCTGGCCCTCTTTGCCATCGATGAGGCCCATTGCGTCTCGCAGTGGGGGCATGACTTCCGGCCCGAGTACCGCCAACTCGATCAGCTCGCGCAGCGCTTTCCCCAGGTGCCGCGGCTGGCCCTGACCGCGACCGCCGACCCGCGCACCCAGCTCGACATCCGCGAGCGCCTGCAGCTGCAGGAGGGCGAGGTGTTTCTGGCCAGCTTCGATCGCCCCAACATTCGCTACCTCCTGCGCCACAAACAGAGCGGTAACGCGCAGTTGCTGCAGTTCCTGGCGGAGCACCGCGGCGAATCGGGGATTGTCTACGCCCGCTCCCGCAGCCGGGTGGACCGCATCGCCGCAGAACTCAAGGCCGCTGGATTTGATGCCATCGGCTACCACGCCGGCATGGATGCCGAGGCACGGCGCGAGGCCTTGCAGCGTTTCCGCCTCGGCAGTGGTGTGGTCGTCGTGGCCACGATCGCCTTCGGCATGGGAATCGATAAACCCGACGTGCGCTTTGTGGCCCACGTGGACCTGCCCAAAAGTCTCGAGGCCTACTACCAAGAAACCGGCCGGGCCGGTCGCGATGGCCTAGCGGCGGTGGCCTGGATGGCCCACGGCGGAGGCGACATCCCGCAGCTGCGCCGCTTCATCGACGACTCCGGCGCCAGTGAGGAGCAGAAACGCATCGAGCGCGGCAAGCTCGATGCCCTCATCGCCTACAGCGAAGCCAGCGGCTGCCGGCGTCAGGTGCTGCTGCGCCATTTCGGTGAAGAGCTTCTCGAGCCCTGCAACAACTGTGATGGCTGCCTGGAGCCCCAGCAGCGCAGCGACTGCCGCGTCGTGGCGCAGAAGGCGCTCTCAGCGGTCTATCGAACAGGGCAGCGCTTTGGCGCGGGCCATGTCGTGGACGTGTTGCTGGGCGGCAACACCGAGCGCATCCGCTCGCTCGGGCACGACCAGTTGAGCGTTTACGGGATCGGCAAGGAGCTGGACCGGGGCCAGTGGCGGGCCCTGCTGCGGCAGCTGGTGAGTCTTGGGGCCCTCCATTCCCCGGAGGACGCCAAGGGGGGGCTGTGTTTCGGTCCGCCCGAGCTGGTGCAGCCACTGCTCAGGGGCGAGCAGGAGCTGGAGCTGGTCCTGCCGCCGCCAGCGAAGGAGCAACGGCGCCGCAGCATCCCGAGCGATGCGGCAGTGGCAGCGGATGACCCGCTGCTGGCGGCCCTGAAGAGCTGGCGACGCGAGCAGGCGCGTGAGCAAGGCGTACCTCCCTATGTGGTGTTCCACGACCGCACCCTGGTGGAGCTGGCGGCGCAGCGGCCCGCCTCCCTCAGCGAACTCGCCGGCGTCAGCGGCATCGGCAACGCCAAGCGTGAGCGCTATGGCACGGCCCTGCTGGAGGTGCTCACGGCAGCAGGCGACCGATAG
- a CDS encoding carbohydrate ABC transporter permease has product MAERSLRTGASSSTAWAFLAPALLLISLSVLIPAVMALVMSFTQTGLDVSEPLRFVGLANVRRLLADPMFFKVLGTTLAYLFGVVPPVVLGALALAVLVNRQLPGIHWFRAAFYTPVLVSIVVAAIAFRWLYAENGLINGWLGSLLGPGFEPIGFLTNPLLALPAVMLVTLWKGLGYYMVIFLAGLQGIPADLYEAAELDGSEGWRKHLDITLPLLRPYVTLVAVISAIAATKVFEEVYLMTQGGPANSTKTLVYYVYDQAFAELEISYACTVGLALFVIVLLLSLVRFAFAGDRGLT; this is encoded by the coding sequence ATGGCTGAGCGTTCCCTCCGCACCGGTGCCTCCTCCTCAACCGCCTGGGCTTTCCTGGCCCCGGCGTTGCTGCTGATCTCCCTGTCGGTGCTGATCCCAGCGGTGATGGCCCTGGTGATGAGCTTCACCCAGACCGGTCTCGACGTCAGTGAACCGCTGCGTTTTGTCGGGCTGGCCAACGTGCGCCGCCTGCTGGCGGACCCGATGTTCTTCAAGGTCCTGGGGACCACCCTGGCCTATTTGTTTGGTGTGGTCCCGCCGGTGGTGCTCGGCGCCCTTGCCCTGGCGGTGCTGGTGAACCGTCAGCTCCCAGGCATCCATTGGTTTCGCGCGGCCTTCTATACCCCGGTTCTGGTCTCGATCGTGGTGGCGGCCATCGCTTTCCGCTGGCTCTACGCCGAGAACGGTCTGATCAATGGCTGGCTCGGCAGCCTCCTCGGTCCTGGCTTTGAGCCAATTGGTTTCCTGACCAACCCACTCCTGGCGCTTCCAGCGGTGATGCTCGTGACCCTCTGGAAGGGCCTGGGCTACTACATGGTGATTTTTCTGGCTGGTCTCCAGGGGATCCCGGCTGACCTCTACGAAGCGGCGGAACTCGACGGCAGTGAGGGTTGGCGCAAGCACCTCGACATCACCCTGCCCCTGCTGCGTCCCTACGTCACCTTGGTGGCGGTGATCTCAGCGATTGCGGCCACCAAGGTCTTCGAGGAGGTCTATTTGATGACCCAGGGGGGACCTGCCAACAGCACGAAGACCCTGGTCTATTACGTCTACGACCAGGCCTTTGCGGAGCTCGAGATCAGCTATGCCTGCACGGTCGGCCTGGCCCTGTTCGTCATTGTCCTGTTGCTCTCGCTTGTTCGCTTTGCCTTCGCCGGCGACCGCGGCTTGACCTGA
- a CDS encoding 5-(carboxyamino)imidazole ribonucleotide synthase: MDWSSRRMGPAIGIVGGGQLAWMLAEAAQRQQIPLQVQTPSSEDPAVSLAAGVVQAPVRDVAATAELATRCSAISFENEWIDLEGLAPLAAQGVQFVPSLQALQPLVCKRNQRELLQRLNLPSPRWFPLTAAIPPKANAASAGRPAPAAVCPEGFSFPLMAKAATGGYDGKGTAVLQGLDDLAALIARVDPANWIVEEFVAFEQELALVAARDRFGEVVCLPLVQTHQHQQVCDWVLAPVEASHALQQAARNIAASLLTSLDYVGVLSLEFFYGRSGLLINELAPRTHNSGHYSIEASSSSQFDLQLLSVSGERLEEPSLLVPGALMVNLLGFEQRSAEDPAADYSEQRQALSALPEAHLHWYGKRGSSLGRKLGHLTVLLRSSEPEQRREEAMQRLQQVREIWPLPGDPGAA, encoded by the coding sequence ATGGATTGGAGCTCCAGGCGCATGGGCCCTGCGATTGGCATCGTCGGCGGCGGCCAGTTGGCCTGGATGCTCGCCGAGGCTGCCCAGCGCCAGCAGATTCCGCTGCAGGTCCAAACCCCCTCAAGTGAGGACCCTGCGGTCTCGCTGGCCGCAGGGGTGGTCCAGGCTCCCGTGCGCGATGTCGCGGCTACGGCGGAGCTGGCGACGCGTTGCTCCGCCATCAGCTTTGAGAACGAGTGGATTGATCTGGAGGGTCTGGCGCCCTTGGCGGCCCAGGGTGTCCAGTTCGTTCCCAGCCTGCAGGCGCTCCAGCCCCTGGTCTGCAAGCGCAACCAGCGGGAGCTGCTGCAGCGTTTAAACCTCCCGTCCCCGCGCTGGTTCCCCCTGACGGCGGCCATCCCGCCGAAGGCGAATGCAGCCTCAGCAGGACGTCCCGCTCCTGCGGCGGTTTGTCCGGAGGGTTTCAGCTTTCCGCTGATGGCCAAGGCCGCCACAGGCGGCTACGACGGCAAAGGCACGGCGGTTCTTCAGGGTCTTGATGACCTGGCGGCCTTGATCGCTCGCGTTGATCCGGCCAATTGGATCGTCGAGGAGTTCGTCGCTTTTGAGCAGGAATTGGCCCTGGTTGCAGCCCGCGATCGCTTTGGTGAGGTGGTCTGTCTGCCGTTGGTGCAAACGCACCAGCATCAGCAGGTCTGCGATTGGGTCCTGGCCCCGGTGGAAGCCAGCCATGCCCTGCAGCAGGCCGCCCGCAACATCGCCGCATCGCTGCTCACGTCCCTGGACTACGTAGGGGTGTTGTCGCTGGAGTTTTTCTATGGGCGCAGCGGCTTACTGATCAACGAGTTGGCTCCCCGCACCCATAACTCCGGTCATTACTCGATCGAGGCCAGCAGTTCCAGTCAGTTCGATCTGCAACTCCTGAGTGTCAGCGGCGAGCGTCTTGAGGAACCGTCCCTTCTGGTGCCAGGCGCCTTGATGGTGAATCTGCTGGGGTTTGAGCAGCGCTCCGCTGAGGACCCAGCTGCGGACTACAGCGAGCAGCGTCAGGCCCTAAGCGCCCTTCCGGAGGCCCATCTCCATTGGTATGGCAAACGGGGCTCCTCCCTTGGCCGGAAGTTGGGACATCTGACGGTCTTGCTGCGCTCCAGCGAACCGGAGCAGCGCCGCGAGGAAGCGATGCAACGCCTGCAGCAGGTCCGTGAGATTTGGCCACTGCCCGGCGATCCAGGCGCTGCTTGA
- a CDS encoding TPM domain-containing protein has product MFEPRAAQALRGWLVGLALGLVLLLGWGAAPAWAYDNPDLLPDHPTPVIDLAKILTDNQRAALEAEIDDFEAVSGWKLRVLTQYDRTPGLAVKDFWGLDERSLLLIADERGGNLLNFNVGDALFALMPRTYWVELQTRFGNQYYVRDHGQDAAILDSLHTVKGCLEIGGCQVVPGLPQEQWLLTLATSILGGLIVGFAAYPRKPEHSVEWAWVLLLSPLWVILFGVFGVAPIITRTSDLLPLVRNALGFVGAIAVAYLIAQNTIGKTRLKEGDQG; this is encoded by the coding sequence ATGTTCGAGCCGCGTGCAGCCCAAGCCCTTCGCGGTTGGCTGGTGGGCCTGGCCCTCGGCCTGGTGCTGCTGCTGGGCTGGGGGGCCGCTCCAGCCTGGGCCTACGACAATCCGGACCTGCTGCCCGATCACCCCACACCGGTGATCGACCTGGCCAAGATCCTCACCGACAACCAGCGGGCGGCACTCGAAGCCGAAATCGACGATTTCGAAGCCGTCAGCGGCTGGAAGCTGCGGGTCCTGACGCAATACGACCGCACCCCAGGCCTGGCGGTCAAGGATTTCTGGGGCCTCGATGAGCGCTCCCTGCTGCTGATTGCTGATGAGCGCGGCGGCAACCTGCTCAACTTCAACGTGGGTGATGCGCTGTTTGCCCTGATGCCCCGCACCTACTGGGTGGAGCTGCAAACCCGCTTTGGCAACCAGTACTACGTCCGCGACCACGGCCAGGATGCGGCGATCCTCGATTCACTCCACACGGTGAAGGGCTGCCTTGAAATTGGCGGCTGCCAGGTGGTGCCCGGCCTGCCGCAGGAGCAATGGCTGCTGACGCTGGCCACCTCGATCCTTGGGGGCTTGATCGTTGGTTTCGCGGCCTACCCCCGCAAACCGGAGCACAGCGTGGAATGGGCCTGGGTGCTGTTGCTCTCCCCCCTCTGGGTGATCCTGTTCGGGGTGTTCGGCGTCGCACCGATCATCACCCGCACCTCTGATCTGCTTCCACTGGTGCGCAACGCCTTGGGCTTTGTCGGGGCGATTGCGGTGGCTTACCTGATCGCGCAGAACACCATCGGCAAGACCAGGCTGAAGGAAGGCGACCAGGGCTGA
- a CDS encoding glycoside hydrolase family 104 protein — MSLFRALLFAFVGLTTQIPSKSIAPSSSVCSTLALPLFSLAGVALALAPLPALADAGKLKPQVSESSDVSLLPALPPVPRAPAMPRSRLAMLDGNDGTISPGGPFRYVITPERRALLNTIRFAEGTWARGEDLGYRVMFGGGLMGGLERHPNRVIYSGRYASAAAGAYQFMPFTWTMASQKLGLAGFGPHVQDQAALFLIQRRGALALADRGEFTPQLAAKLAPEWASFPTLAGYSYYGQPVKRYTALKAFYEQSLAQLKTLAEPAQEPVVELPTCEPVQSLRCRLQALDRIGPKPKSLGI, encoded by the coding sequence GTGTCCCTTTTCCGTGCGCTGCTCTTTGCCTTTGTTGGTTTGACCACTCAGATCCCCTCGAAGTCGATTGCTCCTTCGAGCTCTGTCTGTTCAACCCTCGCCCTTCCTCTCTTCTCCCTGGCCGGCGTTGCCCTGGCTCTGGCTCCGCTGCCTGCCCTTGCCGATGCCGGCAAGCTCAAGCCCCAGGTCAGCGAGTCCAGTGACGTCAGCCTGTTGCCGGCCCTCCCTCCGGTGCCTCGGGCTCCTGCCATGCCCCGCTCAAGGCTGGCCATGCTGGATGGCAATGACGGCACGATCAGCCCCGGCGGTCCCTTCCGTTACGTCATCACGCCCGAGCGCCGTGCCCTGCTGAACACGATCCGGTTCGCTGAGGGCACCTGGGCCCGTGGTGAAGATCTCGGTTACCGCGTGATGTTTGGTGGCGGTCTGATGGGCGGACTGGAGCGCCATCCCAACCGCGTGATCTATTCCGGTCGCTACGCCAGCGCCGCTGCGGGTGCCTACCAGTTCATGCCCTTCACCTGGACGATGGCCAGTCAGAAGCTTGGTCTGGCCGGCTTTGGTCCCCACGTGCAGGATCAGGCGGCCCTGTTCTTGATCCAGCGCCGCGGAGCCCTGGCCTTAGCCGATCGTGGCGAGTTCACCCCCCAGTTGGCGGCGAAGTTGGCGCCGGAATGGGCCTCGTTTCCGACCCTGGCCGGATACAGCTATTACGGCCAACCGGTGAAGCGCTACACCGCCCTCAAGGCCTTTTACGAGCAGAGCCTTGCTCAGCTGAAAACCCTGGCAGAACCTGCTCAGGAGCCTGTGGTTGAGCTCCCCACCTGTGAGCCTGTGCAGTCCCTGCGATGCCGTCTTCAGGCCCTCGATCGCATCGGCCCCAAGCCCAAGAGCCTGGGGATCTAA
- a CDS encoding helix-hairpin-helix domain-containing protein yields MIWQRLRSFFSSSRPSAATAAEPAAQPPPAEVSPASELQTIAFWRYHARLSFHTPLAYLKRDGQQRTQNPPDLQPIQRTGKGCGEWIPYRPDGFVALAELSQVQIDSWMADSGVEREQKLRLLIRFREIFESKVLHVDQKLMQIYALVDQEAFRSVASSLKGESFPDEVFIAELTTLRGIGLQKAQLLWNAGLRTPAMVQAADDAELQSIRGIGPKLIAQIRSQEVA; encoded by the coding sequence ATGATCTGGCAGCGGCTTCGCTCCTTTTTTTCCTCCTCTCGGCCTTCAGCGGCCACCGCTGCGGAGCCTGCTGCCCAGCCGCCGCCGGCTGAGGTCAGCCCAGCTTCTGAACTTCAAACCATCGCCTTCTGGCGCTATCACGCCAGGCTGAGCTTTCACACCCCGTTGGCTTATCTGAAGCGGGATGGCCAGCAGCGTACGCAAAATCCTCCTGATCTTCAGCCGATTCAGCGCACTGGAAAAGGATGTGGCGAGTGGATTCCTTATCGCCCTGACGGTTTTGTGGCCTTGGCTGAACTCAGCCAAGTTCAGATTGACTCATGGATGGCGGACTCGGGTGTTGAGCGTGAGCAAAAGCTCAGGCTGCTCATTCGATTTCGCGAGATTTTTGAGAGCAAGGTGCTCCATGTCGATCAGAAGTTGATGCAGATCTATGCCCTGGTCGATCAGGAGGCGTTTCGATCGGTGGCCTCCAGCCTCAAGGGTGAGAGCTTTCCCGATGAAGTCTTCATTGCGGAACTCACTACCCTGCGCGGGATCGGCCTTCAAAAGGCACAACTGCTCTGGAATGCCGGCCTGAGGACTCCGGCCATGGTTCAGGCGGCTGATGACGCCGAGCTGCAGTCGATTCGTGGGATCGGTCCAAAGCTCATCGCTCAAATTCGCTCCCAGGAGGTGGCCTGA
- the aroB gene encoding 3-dehydroquinate synthase has protein sequence MSATAAAIRTIEVALSANPYPVVIGRGALSALGEQILGQGIKAGTKVLIVTNPVVHQHYGAQALASLEAAGFNASQLVIEAGEDQKTPATVGLIHDAAFARKLERGSLIVALGGGVVGDMAGFAAASWLRGIAVVQVPTTLLAMVDASIGGKTGVNHPGGKNLIGAFHQPRLVLIDPDTLATLPEREFRAGMAEVIKYGVIGDPDLFNELEAAGERLASMDTLPSALLQSVLERSAAAKAKVVAADEREGGLRAILNYGHTLGHVVEALCGYGTYLHGEAVGIGMVAAGELSLELGLWSEEDQRRQRAVIKAAGLPMVWPELDAEAVLQCLQGDKKVREGRVRFVLPTGLGHVEIRDDVSPEQVLAALKRCR, from the coding sequence ATGAGCGCCACGGCCGCCGCGATCCGCACCATCGAGGTGGCGCTGAGCGCCAATCCCTATCCCGTGGTCATCGGCCGGGGAGCGCTCTCGGCCCTCGGTGAACAGATCCTGGGCCAAGGCATCAAGGCGGGCACCAAGGTGCTGATCGTGACCAACCCCGTGGTCCATCAGCACTACGGGGCGCAAGCCCTGGCCAGCCTGGAGGCCGCCGGGTTCAACGCCAGCCAGCTGGTGATCGAAGCCGGGGAAGACCAAAAAACGCCAGCCACCGTGGGGCTGATCCACGACGCCGCCTTTGCCCGCAAGCTCGAGCGCGGCTCACTGATCGTGGCCCTCGGCGGTGGTGTGGTGGGGGATATGGCCGGCTTTGCGGCGGCCAGTTGGCTGAGGGGAATCGCGGTCGTGCAGGTGCCCACCACCCTGCTGGCCATGGTGGATGCCTCCATCGGCGGAAAAACCGGGGTCAACCATCCCGGCGGTAAGAACCTGATCGGCGCTTTCCACCAACCGCGCTTGGTGCTGATCGATCCCGACACCCTGGCCACCCTGCCGGAGCGTGAGTTCCGCGCCGGCATGGCGGAAGTGATCAAGTACGGCGTCATCGGCGACCCCGACCTGTTCAACGAACTGGAGGCAGCCGGGGAACGCCTGGCCTCGATGGACACCCTTCCAAGCGCGTTGCTGCAGAGCGTGCTCGAGCGCTCCGCTGCCGCCAAAGCCAAGGTGGTGGCCGCCGATGAGCGCGAAGGCGGCCTGCGGGCGATCCTCAACTACGGCCACACCCTTGGCCATGTGGTCGAGGCCCTCTGCGGCTATGGCACCTATCTCCATGGCGAGGCCGTCGGGATCGGGATGGTCGCCGCCGGGGAACTCAGCCTGGAATTGGGGCTCTGGAGCGAGGAGGATCAGCGCCGTCAGCGAGCCGTGATCAAAGCGGCGGGTCTGCCCATGGTCTGGCCCGAGCTTGATGCCGAAGCGGTCCTGCAGTGCCTCCAAGGGGACAAAAAAGTGCGCGAGGGCCGCGTGCGCTTTGTCCTGCCGACGGGCCTGGGCCACGTGGAGATTCGTGATGACGTGAGCCCCGAGCAGGTGCTCGCGGCCCTGAAGCGCTGCCGCTAA
- a CDS encoding class I SAM-dependent methyltransferase — protein sequence MDWALHDPVHGAYGAGRLRVGPAGDFATSPSLGPDFAELLLPQLLQWFQQQPAEAPLALIETGPGEGHLALQLAQGIAREAPELVVRLELVLVEPNPGMAERQRGLLADAPLRCRWQSFDELQASPRSGVMLAHEVLDALAVERIIWHNDRWCLQGVALETGADGAAVLRLAAGPVLEEALRHELEALTPGPQRPDGWCTELHVGLRPWLEQAAQSLSRGQLLVIDYAHEAWRYYAAQRSRGTLMAYRNQQASDDPLLEPGQWDLTAHLCLETLERSALAAGWTPLGQRRQGEALLALGLAQRLHALQQGAPSELAELLSRREALLRFVDPAALGDFRWMAFARSPGSSQQPYFLQDPPLS from the coding sequence ATGGACTGGGCTCTCCATGACCCCGTCCATGGCGCCTACGGGGCTGGGCGGCTGCGCGTTGGCCCAGCAGGGGATTTCGCCACCTCCCCGTCCCTTGGTCCTGATTTTGCAGAGCTGCTCCTGCCGCAGTTGTTGCAGTGGTTCCAGCAGCAGCCGGCTGAAGCCCCCTTAGCCCTGATCGAGACCGGGCCTGGGGAAGGCCACTTGGCCCTTCAGCTCGCGCAGGGGATTGCCCGGGAGGCGCCGGAGCTGGTGGTCCGATTGGAGTTGGTCCTGGTGGAGCCGAACCCCGGGATGGCAGAGCGTCAACGGGGCCTGTTGGCCGATGCACCGCTGCGATGCCGCTGGCAGTCCTTTGACGAGCTCCAAGCCAGCCCCCGCTCTGGCGTGATGCTTGCCCATGAGGTGCTGGATGCCCTGGCGGTGGAGCGGATCATCTGGCACAACGATCGCTGGTGCCTGCAGGGGGTGGCGCTGGAGACGGGCGCCGATGGTGCTGCTGTCCTGCGGCTTGCGGCTGGGCCTGTACTCGAGGAAGCACTGCGTCATGAGCTGGAGGCCCTGACCCCTGGGCCCCAGCGTCCGGACGGTTGGTGCACGGAGTTGCATGTCGGTTTGCGCCCCTGGCTTGAGCAGGCCGCCCAGTCCCTCAGCCGCGGTCAGTTGCTCGTGATCGACTACGCCCATGAGGCCTGGCGTTATTACGCAGCGCAGCGCAGCCGGGGCACATTGATGGCCTACCGCAACCAGCAGGCCAGTGATGACCCGCTGCTGGAGCCGGGCCAGTGGGACCTCACGGCCCACCTTTGCTTGGAGACCTTGGAGCGCTCAGCGTTGGCGGCCGGTTGGACCCCCCTCGGTCAACGCCGTCAGGGCGAAGCCCTGTTGGCGCTGGGCTTGGCCCAGCGCCTGCATGCGCTGCAGCAGGGCGCACCATCGGAGTTGGCTGAACTGCTCAGTCGGCGTGAAGCACTGCTGCGTTTCGTGGATCCTGCGGCCTTGGGCGACTTCCGCTGGATGGCCTTTGCGCGTTCGCCAGGCTCAAGCCAGCAGCCGTACTTTCTGCAGGACCCGCCCTTGAGTTAG
- a CDS encoding TIGR04168 family protein, which translates to MAPLRIAIAGDLHGQWDGLDEEVLSQVKPDALLVVGDLSDGQQAIPKRLSRLALPLACILGNHDTGRDASGRTLQAQLTLLGDLHCGWGLRELQPPGLAVVGARPASAGGGHYLNRAAEAVFGPVGVEESAERITAAALRADPSIPLVVLAHSGPTGLGSEASDPCGRDWKAPACDWGDQDLALAIDCIRRSRPLPLVVFGHMHHRLKRGQGERQSFCRDRSGTAYLNTAFVPRHSEDAQGRALRHFSWVEFQGGVLQEVSHRWFSHAGALLYRQTLYRAEDV; encoded by the coding sequence TTGGCCCCCCTCCGCATTGCCATCGCCGGAGATTTGCATGGCCAATGGGACGGCCTGGATGAGGAGGTTCTGTCCCAGGTCAAACCGGACGCCCTGCTGGTCGTGGGTGACCTCAGCGACGGCCAGCAGGCCATCCCCAAGCGTCTCTCGCGCCTGGCCTTGCCCTTGGCCTGCATCCTTGGCAACCACGACACCGGCCGCGATGCCAGTGGCCGCACCCTTCAGGCGCAGTTGACGCTTCTGGGGGATCTGCACTGCGGCTGGGGCCTGCGGGAGTTGCAGCCCCCGGGGCTGGCTGTCGTGGGAGCCCGTCCGGCCAGTGCCGGAGGGGGGCATTACCTCAACCGCGCCGCCGAGGCGGTCTTTGGTCCGGTGGGCGTCGAGGAGTCTGCCGAGCGCATCACTGCAGCGGCATTGCGGGCTGATCCCTCGATCCCTCTGGTGGTTTTGGCCCATTCCGGTCCGACGGGTCTGGGTAGCGAGGCCTCCGATCCCTGCGGCCGCGATTGGAAGGCCCCGGCCTGTGATTGGGGCGATCAGGATTTAGCCCTGGCGATCGATTGCATTCGCCGCAGTCGTCCTCTGCCGTTGGTGGTGTTTGGCCACATGCATCACCGGCTGAAACGCGGTCAGGGGGAGCGTCAGAGCTTCTGCCGGGATCGATCCGGGACGGCCTATCTCAATACCGCGTTTGTCCCCCGCCACAGCGAGGACGCCCAGGGTCGTGCTCTGCGGCATTTCAGTTGGGTGGAGTTCCAGGGCGGCGTGCTGCAGGAGGTTTCCCATCGCTGGTTCAGCCATGCCGGTGCCCTGCTCTACCGCCAGACGCTCTATCGCGCGGAGGACGTTTAG
- a CDS encoding glycine zipper 2TM domain-containing protein: MKSLSVLAGLTLAFSTVQVSPAWAQQDSQPGYSKTSTCFKDEYREEYVPGTKEKPGYVKKWSEKVEIPCTTPPKPTASEKVDDNSCIEGSVIGGLLGAGAGAALSRGNGRWIGVPVGAAAGALVGCQVDGG; this comes from the coding sequence ATGAAGTCCCTGTCTGTTCTGGCCGGGCTCACGCTTGCGTTCAGCACGGTCCAGGTGAGCCCCGCCTGGGCTCAGCAGGATTCCCAGCCTGGTTACTCCAAGACCAGCACGTGCTTCAAGGACGAATACCGAGAGGAGTACGTCCCCGGAACGAAGGAGAAACCGGGCTACGTCAAGAAGTGGAGCGAAAAGGTCGAGATCCCCTGCACGACGCCTCCAAAGCCGACGGCCTCAGAGAAGGTCGACGACAACAGCTGCATCGAAGGCTCCGTCATCGGTGGCCTTCTTGGCGCGGGTGCTGGAGCTGCTCTCTCCCGCGGCAACGGACGATGGATCGGCGTTCCAGTGGGTGCAGCAGCAGGCGCCTTGGTGGGTTGCCAGGTCGATGGCGGCTGA